The Horticoccus luteus DNA window TGCCCAAGTATCAACAATCGGTGCACGAGCCGGCATTCTCTTACATCGCGTTGACCGGTGGCTACCGTTCGTCGCTCGGCGTGTATGCCGAAGCGGGCCTGCGTCTGCCCGTCGCCCCCGCCGTGAAAGCCGGCGCCGACCTCGGTCTCTATTCCAGCCGCGGCATCCTGATCGGGCCCGCCGCCGAATACGGCAGCGACGACGGACCGTTTCGCGGCTCGTTCCACTCCGGCTTCATTCACGATTACGGCGACCGGCGCACCGGGCTCCTCGGTCGCAGCATTCCCGCTGACCGCGGCTATGCGCTCTGGACGCATCAGCAACAGGCGACCGACGCGCTCACCCTCAACGCGCAGGTCAATTATTGGAGCGATTCGGAAGTGCTCCGCGATTTTCACCCCAGCTGGTTCTTCCCCGTGCAGGAACCCGATACCTTCGCCGAAGCGGTTTACACCGGCGAAAACTACTTCGGCTCAGCTTTCGCACGCTTCCACCCAAACTCCTTTCACAACGTTCAGGAACGCCTCCCGGAACTGCGTTTTGACCTGCTCCCCGTCACGGTCGGCAACGGATTCGTGCAACGCTTCAACACCGGCGTCGCCGTCCTGCGCGATGCTCCCGTTGCCAACACGCCCACCCTCAATAGCCAACGCTTCGACGCCTACTACGCGCTCTCCCGGCCCTTCGCACCGCGCGATTGGTTCAGTTTCACGCCGGTCGTCGGCGGCCGCCTCACGCACTACGCGGAGGCGACCGGCGGTCGCAGCACTTACACCCGCGCCCTCGGCGAGGTCGGCTTCGATGCCGCACTCCGCACCAGCGGCACCTTCGATTACCACAACGAAAAGTGGAAAATCGACGGCCTCCGCCATCTGCTGACACCGCGTATTTCTTACCGCTACGTGCCGCAGGCCGACAAAGGCCAGCTCTACATTCCCGCGATCGACCGCGATACGTTCAACACGTATCTCCCGCCGCTTGGCCTCGGCGACACGCGCAATATCGACGACCTCCGCAAGACCAACACGCTGCGCGTCGGCCTCGATAACACCCTGCAAACGCGCGACCCCGTTTACGGTTCCCGCGACCTGGTAACGCTCAACACCGCCGCCGACTTCCGCTTCGACCGCGCGCCCGGCGAACGCGAACTCGCGGCGATTCACACTGAGCTCATCGTCTCGCCCGTCGCCTGGCTGCAGTTCAATCTCTACGAAAGTTTCGCGCCGGATAATTTCACCCTGCAACAGCTCACCACCGGCATTACGCTGCTCGACGGCGAGGCGTGGTCTTTGCAGCTCGCGAACCATTATTTGCAGCACCAGACCGACGAATACCGGCTCCAATATCGCCTGCGGCTCAACGAAGTTTACGGCATCGCCGCCCGCCTCCAATACGATGCGCGCCACGCCCGGTTCACTGAAACCGCGGTCGGCTTGCAGCAAACCCTCGGCAACGCATGGCTCGTCGAATACGGCGTGACGATCTATGCGGGCCCGCGTCGCGAAAGCAGTTTCGGTTTCGCCGTGCGGCTCACGCCGCTGACGTTTTGATCGCCCGATGAGCATCGCCGGCAGCCAGCGGCAAATTCTCCTCGCCCTGCTCGCCCGTCTGCAACCGCACTGGCATCGCGATCGCAACCTGCCCGCGCGCCTCGATCCCTTGCTCAAGGGCGACCGCCGTTTCGGATCGCGCGACCGCCGGCTCTATCGCGAACTTATTTACACCGCGCTGCGTCTGCTGCCGGAAGTCGAACCGCTGCTCGCTGACAATCCCGACGAAGCCGTGCGCCGCCTCGCTTGGGCCGCGGCCGAAACGCCTGCAACGCGGAATTTTCGCGCCGCATTTGCCACCGGCG harbors:
- a CDS encoding LPS-assembly protein LptD; translated protein: MLTRRLLTFFFALAGAAALRVCAAESAPPNVTAREVHFDYARNVYVVTGEAHLTDGNALLTADEILYNPDTGDAVATGHVTLTRGPQRLLADQLTYHVRDRSFSASDVRLGEYPLYVSGATASGAKDTVTLTDARASVREPGSFSPTLTANKLIYTAGKTVRAEGATAGVGGVHPLALPKYQQSVHEPAFSYIALTGGYRSSLGVYAEAGLRLPVAPAVKAGADLGLYSSRGILIGPAAEYGSDDGPFRGSFHSGFIHDYGDRRTGLLGRSIPADRGYALWTHQQQATDALTLNAQVNYWSDSEVLRDFHPSWFFPVQEPDTFAEAVYTGENYFGSAFARFHPNSFHNVQERLPELRFDLLPVTVGNGFVQRFNTGVAVLRDAPVANTPTLNSQRFDAYYALSRPFAPRDWFSFTPVVGGRLTHYAEATGGRSTYTRALGEVGFDAALRTSGTFDYHNEKWKIDGLRHLLTPRISYRYVPQADKGQLYIPAIDRDTFNTYLPPLGLGDTRNIDDLRKTNTLRVGLDNTLQTRDPVYGSRDLVTLNTAADFRFDRAPGERELAAIHTELIVSPVAWLQFNLYESFAPDNFTLQQLTTGITLLDGEAWSLQLANHYLQHQTDEYRLQYRLRLNEVYGIAARLQYDARHARFTETAVGLQQTLGNAWLVEYGVTIYAGPRRESSFGFAVRLTPLTF